The following are encoded together in the Bacillus sp. V2I10 genome:
- a CDS encoding YhcN/YlaJ family sporulation lipoprotein → MRNFVFSALFILLALTACTVNQGSQGDTPEDHNGKPINVRNTVNEPVEKKSGEQISKRLVNLAGRVPGVNDVSAVVLGRYAVVGIDVNSELDRNKVESIKYAVAESIQHDPYGANAVIIADADTTVRLREMGKDLQQGQPVGGILDELAAIVGRVMPEIPNDMLNNNNNNQNRPTEQDNDQLNEKEQKELDREQEDQSQDHLNQN, encoded by the coding sequence TTTTTCAGCACTGTTTATTCTGCTCGCTTTAACAGCATGCACAGTGAATCAGGGCTCTCAGGGAGACACACCCGAAGATCACAACGGAAAGCCCATTAATGTCAGAAACACAGTAAATGAACCAGTGGAAAAAAAATCAGGTGAACAGATTTCTAAGCGCCTGGTCAATCTTGCAGGACGTGTTCCAGGAGTAAATGACGTCAGCGCAGTTGTTCTAGGCAGGTATGCAGTAGTAGGCATTGATGTAAATTCTGAACTTGACCGCAACAAAGTCGAATCCATTAAATATGCTGTTGCTGAAAGCATTCAGCATGATCCATATGGAGCAAACGCGGTGATCATTGCTGATGCGGATACAACAGTCCGACTGCGGGAAATGGGTAAAGATCTTCAGCAGGGACAGCCAGTTGGAGGCATTCTTGACGAGCTTGCCGCAATAGTAGGCCGCGTCATGCCTGAAATTCCAAATGATATGCTGAATAATAATAATAATAATCAAAACAGACCAACGGAACAAGATAACGATCAGCTGAATGAAAAGGAGCAAAAAGAGCTTGATCGTGAACAGGAAGATCAATCTCAGGATCATTTAAATCAAAACTGA
- a CDS encoding pyridoxamine 5'-phosphate oxidase family protein produces the protein MANKVETKLIQPLFDNLQKERFAVFATLDHETGSPNVSAVSWVYAPDLERVYLAVDNRSRIVENVKKHPAAAITLLANESTYSINGNAHVKIEKLGGVPLKLALIELNISEVRDVMFYGSKISAEPGYEKTYDEKAAAKLDSQVLEAMKKA, from the coding sequence ATGGCTAATAAGGTAGAAACAAAATTGATTCAGCCTTTGTTTGACAATCTCCAAAAAGAAAGATTTGCTGTTTTTGCAACTCTTGATCATGAAACAGGATCTCCGAATGTATCAGCCGTTTCATGGGTGTATGCACCCGATTTAGAACGGGTTTACCTGGCTGTTGACAATCGTTCCAGAATCGTTGAAAACGTCAAAAAGCATCCGGCTGCGGCCATTACGCTGCTTGCAAATGAGTCTACATATTCTATTAATGGAAATGCCCATGTGAAAATTGAAAAGCTTGGGGGAGTCCCGTTAAAACTTGCATTAATTGAGCTTAACATTTCTGAAGTCCGAGATGTGATGTTTTACGGCTCAAAAATTTCAGCTGAACCTGGATATGAAAAAACATATGATGAAAAAGCAGCAGCAAAGCTTGACAGCCAGGTTTTAGAAGCAATGAAAAAAGCTTAG
- a CDS encoding YlaI family protein — MRVKCVLCDKVETINDETLQAKRLRNRPIHTYMCNECDLRIENRTIERANTGNFRLYRDKKTEENW, encoded by the coding sequence ATGAGAGTAAAATGTGTTTTATGCGATAAAGTCGAAACCATTAATGACGAAACGCTTCAGGCTAAGAGGCTGAGAAACCGCCCGATCCATACGTATATGTGCAATGAATGCGATCTGAGGATTGAAAATCGGACGATTGAACGGGCAAACACGGGTAATTTCAGATTGTACAGAGATAAAAAAACAGAGGAAAACTGGTAG
- a CDS encoding YlaH-like family protein: MGANILYLVILGLSIVVFKLGFAKKLPLLKAIVIYLFLMFGCTVLTFLGAFLPVAEGLIVAALILIIYKIRLHQSKKAERNAAT; the protein is encoded by the coding sequence ATGGGGGCAAATATTTTATACTTGGTCATTCTCGGATTATCAATTGTCGTATTTAAGCTGGGGTTTGCTAAAAAGCTGCCTCTTCTAAAGGCAATTGTCATCTATTTGTTCTTAATGTTCGGGTGTACAGTTTTAACCTTTTTAGGTGCATTTCTTCCTGTCGCTGAAGGACTCATTGTTGCAGCACTCATCTTAATCATCTATAAGATCCGTCTGCATCAGTCCAAAAAAGCTGAGCGGAATGCCGCAACATGA
- the typA gene encoding translational GTPase TypA encodes MKLRNDIRNIAIIAHVDHGKTTLVDKMLHQAGTFRANEQVAERAMDSNDLERERGITILAKNTAINYKDTRINIMDTPGHADFGGEVERIMKMVDGVLLVVDAYEGCMPQTRFVLKKALEQNLTPIVVVNKIDRDFARPEEVVDEVLDLFIELDASEEQLEFPVIFASAMNGTASTSPDPADQEENMVSLFDSIVENIPAPVDNTDEPLQFQVALLDYNDYVGRIGIGRVFRGKMEVGQQVSLMKIDGSFKNFRVTKLFGFQGLKRVEIESAKAGDLVAVSGMEDINVGETVCPVEHQEALPILRIDEPTLQMTFVVNNSPFAGREGKYVTSRKIEERLMSQLQTDVSLRVENTESPDAWIVSGRGELHLSILIENMRREGYELQVSKPEVIVKEIDGVRCEPVERVQIDVPEEHTGSVMESIGARKGEMLDMINNGNGQVRLIFNVPARGLIGYSTEFMSITRGFGIINHTFDSYQPMQPGQVGGRRQGVLISMENGKSTTYGIQGVEDRGIIFLDAGKDVYEGMIVGEHNRENDLVVNICRMKQQTNIRSANKDQTNTMKKPRIMSLEESLEYLNDDEYCELTPTSIRLRKKILDKNEREKQAKKKKLAGLL; translated from the coding sequence GTGAAACTTCGAAATGATATTCGAAACATTGCTATTATTGCCCACGTAGACCACGGAAAAACGACTCTAGTCGACAAAATGCTTCATCAGGCAGGTACGTTCCGTGCGAACGAACAAGTTGCTGAAAGAGCGATGGATTCCAATGATTTAGAGCGCGAGCGCGGAATTACGATCTTAGCAAAAAATACGGCAATTAATTATAAAGATACACGCATCAACATTATGGATACACCAGGACATGCCGACTTTGGCGGCGAAGTTGAGCGCATCATGAAAATGGTTGACGGCGTATTGCTTGTTGTCGACGCTTATGAAGGCTGTATGCCTCAAACACGCTTTGTGCTTAAAAAAGCACTTGAGCAAAATTTAACGCCTATCGTAGTAGTTAACAAAATTGACCGTGATTTTGCCCGTCCAGAGGAAGTAGTGGATGAAGTTCTTGACTTATTTATTGAACTTGATGCATCAGAAGAGCAGCTTGAGTTCCCGGTTATTTTTGCTTCAGCTATGAATGGAACAGCAAGCACAAGCCCGGACCCTGCAGATCAGGAAGAAAACATGGTTTCATTGTTTGATTCTATTGTTGAGAACATTCCAGCTCCTGTTGATAACACAGATGAGCCTCTTCAATTCCAGGTAGCTCTTCTTGATTACAATGATTATGTTGGACGTATCGGAATCGGCCGCGTATTCCGCGGAAAGATGGAAGTTGGCCAGCAGGTTTCATTAATGAAAATTGACGGTTCTTTCAAAAATTTCCGTGTAACAAAATTATTCGGTTTCCAAGGCTTAAAACGCGTTGAAATTGAAAGCGCAAAAGCAGGAGATCTAGTTGCTGTTTCCGGAATGGAAGATATCAACGTAGGGGAAACAGTCTGCCCGGTTGAACATCAGGAAGCATTGCCAATCCTTCGTATCGATGAGCCGACTCTTCAAATGACATTTGTTGTAAACAACAGTCCATTTGCAGGCCGCGAAGGAAAATATGTCACTTCACGTAAAATTGAAGAGCGTTTAATGTCTCAATTACAGACTGATGTTAGTTTGCGTGTGGAAAACACGGAATCTCCTGACGCTTGGATTGTTTCAGGCCGCGGTGAGCTTCATCTTTCTATTTTAATCGAGAACATGCGTCGTGAAGGCTACGAACTGCAAGTATCTAAACCAGAAGTTATCGTTAAAGAAATTGATGGAGTCAGATGTGAGCCAGTTGAACGTGTTCAAATTGATGTACCGGAAGAACATACAGGTTCTGTTATGGAATCTATCGGTGCCCGTAAAGGTGAAATGCTTGACATGATTAATAATGGTAATGGTCAAGTCCGTTTAATTTTCAATGTGCCAGCACGCGGATTAATAGGCTATTCAACAGAATTCATGTCAATCACTCGCGGATTCGGTATTATCAACCACACATTTGACAGCTACCAGCCAATGCAGCCAGGTCAAGTTGGCGGACGTCGTCAAGGCGTGCTGATTTCTATGGAAAACGGAAAATCAACAACTTATGGTATACAAGGCGTTGAAGACCGTGGCATTATCTTCCTGGATGCTGGTAAAGATGTTTATGAGGGTATGATCGTTGGAGAGCACAATCGTGAAAACGATCTTGTTGTTAACATTTGCAGAATGAAACAGCAAACGAATATCCGTTCTGCAAACAAGGATCAAACAAATACTATGAAAAAACCTCGCATCATGTCTCTTGAAGAATCTCTTGAATACTTGAACGATGATGAATACTGTGAGCTTACTCCAACATCAATCCGTTTGAGAAAGAAAATTCTTGATAAGAATGAGCGTGAAAAACAAGCTAAGAAGAAAAAATTAGCTGGCTTGCTGTAA
- a CDS encoding YlaF family protein: protein MKSGKWVFFLLAFIAAASMVSVGIAVGERSILGIVISIIAIIAAMGFGFATKKKMRDKGIL from the coding sequence ATGAAATCTGGAAAATGGGTCTTCTTTCTTTTAGCATTCATTGCAGCTGCCTCGATGGTAAGCGTCGGCATAGCGGTTGGTGAAAGAAGTATTTTAGGCATAGTGATCTCTATTATTGCCATTATTGCGGCAATGGGATTTGGATTTGCTACAAAAAAGAAAATGCGGGATAAAGGAATTCTTTAA
- a CDS encoding GNAT family N-acetyltransferase yields MLNYRLFEEKDYPFFAELISASEAWHEEECRPDQAEEYMTSYKMYNGTWLIWMKSAEKIGISFHLNWAPSNEKPWIGTVLIHPKHRNQGLGMKMIEQISAQLKGDGHKAVFAGCPASRLDWLKFLGGCGFEQLKSEKDSEGKEYIITVKPV; encoded by the coding sequence ATGCTGAATTACCGTTTATTTGAAGAAAAAGATTATCCTTTCTTTGCAGAGCTGATTTCAGCAAGCGAAGCCTGGCATGAAGAGGAATGCAGGCCAGATCAGGCAGAAGAATACATGACATCATATAAAATGTATAACGGCACTTGGCTCATTTGGATGAAGTCAGCAGAAAAAATTGGCATCTCCTTTCATCTTAACTGGGCTCCTTCCAATGAGAAACCGTGGATTGGAACGGTCCTGATTCATCCCAAGCACCGTAATCAAGGTCTCGGTATGAAAATGATCGAGCAGATATCGGCACAATTAAAAGGCGATGGCCATAAAGCAGTATTCGCTGGCTGTCCGGCTTCGAGGCTGGACTGGCTGAAGTTTTTAGGGGGATGCGGATTTGAACAGCTTAAATCAGAAAAAGATTCTGAAGGCAAAGAATATATAATCACTGTAAAACCTGTATAG
- a CDS encoding inositol monophosphatase family protein, which yields MANWSKIESDAKTWIYAAGETIRQSFQNVLQIQSKSNPDDLVTNMDKETEQYFISKINETYPEHRILGEEGFGHDIQSLEGIVWIVDPIDGTMNFVHQQRNFAISIGIYEDGVGQVGLIYDVVHDELYHAVKGKGAYMNDYRLPELKDVPLNQAVIALNATWVMENKRFDHNLLVPVAKAVRGTRSYGSATLEFAYVASGRLDAYITLRLAPWDFAAGLILLDEVGAKATTLDGEKINLIGQNSIFVAKKGIHSTILKDYLHK from the coding sequence ATGGCAAATTGGTCTAAGATCGAAAGTGATGCAAAAACATGGATTTACGCGGCAGGAGAAACGATCAGACAGTCTTTTCAAAATGTGCTGCAGATCCAGTCAAAATCTAATCCGGATGATCTTGTCACCAATATGGATAAAGAAACCGAGCAATATTTCATTTCGAAAATTAATGAAACATACCCGGAGCACAGGATCCTTGGGGAAGAAGGATTTGGTCACGACATACAATCTTTAGAAGGAATTGTCTGGATTGTGGACCCGATAGACGGAACAATGAATTTTGTTCATCAGCAAAGGAATTTCGCCATTTCAATCGGAATTTATGAAGATGGGGTAGGACAAGTCGGTCTGATCTATGATGTTGTTCATGACGAGCTATACCATGCAGTCAAGGGCAAAGGAGCCTATATGAATGATTACAGACTCCCCGAGCTGAAGGATGTTCCTTTAAACCAGGCTGTGATTGCTTTGAATGCAACATGGGTCATGGAAAATAAACGATTTGATCATAACTTATTAGTTCCAGTTGCAAAAGCGGTCAGAGGAACACGGTCATATGGTTCTGCCACACTAGAATTTGCCTATGTTGCATCAGGAAGGCTTGATGCTTATATTACGCTGAGACTTGCTCCATGGGATTTTGCTGCCGGTCTGATTTTACTCGATGAAGTTGGGGCTAAAGCAACGACATTAGATGGTGAAAAAATAAATCTGATTGGACAAAACAGTATTTTCGTTGCAAAAAAAGGGATTCACTCCACTATTCTAAAGGATTATCTGCATAAGTAG
- a CDS encoding YktB family protein codes for MDFKGFTNEDFDVFKIDGLDERMEALIHTVRPKLEQLGEKFASELSGMTGDEMFAHVAKHARRSVNPPKDTWVAFASNKRGYKMLPHFQIGLWETHAFAWFAVIYESPVKDQYGAELAKNWTRLRSHIPDHFVWSADHTKPEVSVQKDMSQEDFQKMFERLENVKKAELLCGIKIDREDAVKMSGKEFTDKMEETFKTLLPLYTIAQKAAVS; via the coding sequence ATGGACTTCAAAGGATTTACAAATGAAGATTTCGATGTTTTTAAAATTGACGGCTTAGATGAGCGAATGGAAGCATTAATTCATACAGTAAGGCCAAAGCTTGAGCAGTTAGGTGAAAAATTTGCCTCAGAACTCTCAGGAATGACGGGGGATGAAATGTTTGCACATGTTGCAAAGCACGCACGCCGGTCGGTTAACCCGCCTAAAGATACTTGGGTTGCATTCGCAAGCAATAAGCGCGGATATAAAATGCTTCCCCACTTTCAAATCGGCTTATGGGAAACTCACGCCTTCGCCTGGTTTGCGGTTATTTATGAGTCTCCTGTAAAAGACCAATACGGAGCCGAGCTTGCAAAAAACTGGACCAGGCTGCGTTCACATATCCCCGACCATTTCGTCTGGTCGGCGGACCATACAAAACCGGAAGTATCTGTTCAAAAAGACATGAGCCAAGAAGACTTCCAAAAAATGTTTGAACGCCTTGAAAATGTCAAAAAAGCTGAATTATTATGCGGAATTAAAATTGACAGAGAAGATGCCGTTAAAATGAGCGGAAAAGAATTTACAGACAAAATGGAAGAAACATTTAAAACGCTGCTTCCTCTTTATACTATTGCTCAAAAGGCTGCTGTGTCATAA
- a CDS encoding UPF0223 family protein: protein MDYQYPIQPDWSTNEIIDVIAFFQSIEKAYESGISREDLMKAYRRFKEIVPSKAEEKNLCDDFEEMSGYSSYRAIKKSRESSDADKIKM from the coding sequence ATGGATTATCAATATCCGATTCAGCCTGATTGGAGCACAAATGAAATCATTGATGTGATTGCATTTTTCCAATCGATTGAAAAAGCATATGAGAGCGGGATCAGCCGGGAAGACTTGATGAAAGCATACCGGAGATTCAAAGAGATTGTCCCAAGCAAAGCAGAAGAGAAGAATCTCTGTGATGATTTTGAAGAAATGAGCGGGTATTCTTCTTACCGCGCCATTAAAAAAAGCAGAGAAAGCAGCGATGCTGATAAAATTAAAATGTAA
- a CDS encoding nitronate monooxygenase family protein, which translates to MEWKTRITELLNIQYPIIQGGLAYLAYSDLAAAVSNAGGLGQITAMSLGEPELLREEIAKVRKKTDKPFGVNFAVGQHGRPFSDLLDVAIEEEVPVISMTGGNPSAIFDQLKGTNVKKLVLVAARRQAEKAEELGADAVMVVGHEGGGHLGRDDTGTFVLIPQVVDSVSIPVIASGGIGDGRGLMAALSLGAEGIEMGTRFIATQECVHAHSEYKHALVNSSERDTVVIKRSIGAPARALAGLWTAKILEMEQKQADYEQLKDYISGHANKRYIYDGMIDNGFAWAGQVTGLIRDVPSVEQLLSRMITEAGEIRQRWS; encoded by the coding sequence ATGGAATGGAAGACTAGAATTACAGAGCTTTTAAACATTCAATACCCAATTATTCAGGGAGGACTTGCATACCTTGCATATTCTGATTTGGCAGCTGCTGTATCAAACGCAGGCGGACTGGGCCAAATAACAGCGATGTCTCTTGGAGAACCTGAACTGCTTCGGGAAGAGATTGCAAAAGTCCGCAAAAAAACAGATAAGCCGTTTGGTGTGAATTTTGCGGTCGGCCAGCACGGAAGACCATTCTCAGATCTGCTGGATGTGGCAATTGAAGAAGAAGTACCTGTCATTTCAATGACAGGAGGCAATCCTTCCGCTATCTTTGATCAATTAAAAGGAACAAACGTAAAAAAGCTTGTTCTGGTGGCTGCCAGAAGGCAAGCTGAAAAAGCAGAAGAACTTGGAGCAGACGCTGTTATGGTTGTAGGACATGAAGGAGGAGGCCACCTTGGAAGAGATGACACCGGAACGTTCGTTTTAATACCCCAAGTGGTTGATTCGGTGTCCATTCCTGTTATTGCATCCGGAGGAATTGGTGACGGCAGGGGATTGATGGCTGCACTCAGTCTCGGAGCAGAAGGAATTGAAATGGGAACGAGGTTTATTGCTACACAAGAATGTGTACATGCGCATTCAGAATACAAACATGCCCTTGTAAACAGTTCAGAACGGGATACTGTTGTCATTAAACGCAGTATTGGAGCGCCGGCTAGAGCACTAGCGGGACTTTGGACAGCTAAAATATTGGAGATGGAGCAAAAACAAGCTGATTATGAGCAGTTAAAAGATTATATTAGCGGCCATGCTAACAAAAGATACATATATGATGGTATGATTGACAATGGTTTTGCGTGGGCCGGACAAGTTACAGGCTTAATCCGCGACGTACCGAGCGTTGAACAGCTTCTCTCGAGGATGATAACTGAGGCCGGCGAAATAAGACAAAGATGGAGTTAA
- a CDS encoding phosphotriesterase gives MKHMVETVTGPIAANQLGKTLIHEHFVFGYPGFHGDDSLGGFDEQDALETGITIALQLLSFGVDTVVDPTPNECGRNPELLKEISERTGLQIVCATGFYYEGEGATPYFKFRQGLGTAEEEIYEMFKKEITEGIRNTGIKPGIIKLASSKGVITEYERMFFKAAARVHLEEGTVILTHTQEGTMGPDQVELLIDLGCDPKKIVIGHMCGNRDTDYHVKVLEKGAFIAFDRFGIQGMVGAPNDDERIRTLIKLVSLGYTDQIMLSHDTVNHWVGRPLILPEVIQEKLKNWHPAHLFENIIPELREQGVPEENIRTMLEINPSRLFFHQEAKISS, from the coding sequence ATGAAACATATGGTTGAAACAGTTACTGGGCCAATAGCAGCCAATCAGCTTGGCAAAACATTAATTCATGAACATTTTGTATTTGGCTATCCCGGATTCCACGGTGATGACTCTCTTGGGGGATTTGATGAACAGGATGCTCTTGAGACAGGCATTACCATTGCCCTTCAGCTCTTGAGCTTTGGGGTTGACACGGTGGTCGATCCAACTCCGAATGAATGCGGCAGAAACCCTGAACTATTAAAGGAAATCTCTGAACGTACAGGACTGCAAATTGTGTGCGCAACAGGTTTTTATTATGAGGGAGAAGGTGCAACTCCTTATTTTAAATTCAGGCAGGGACTCGGTACAGCTGAAGAAGAAATATATGAAATGTTTAAGAAGGAAATAACAGAAGGAATCAGGAATACCGGAATAAAGCCCGGTATTATCAAGCTTGCTTCAAGCAAAGGTGTCATTACCGAATATGAACGAATGTTCTTTAAAGCCGCTGCAAGGGTACACCTAGAGGAAGGCACGGTCATCCTGACGCATACACAAGAAGGAACAATGGGGCCTGATCAAGTGGAATTATTGATTGATCTTGGATGTGATCCTAAAAAAATAGTGATTGGCCACATGTGCGGCAATAGGGATACAGATTATCATGTGAAGGTTTTGGAAAAAGGAGCATTCATCGCATTTGACAGGTTTGGCATACAGGGCATGGTAGGGGCTCCGAACGATGACGAAAGAATAAGAACCCTTATCAAATTAGTATCCCTTGGCTACACAGATCAAATCATGCTGTCTCATGACACAGTTAATCATTGGGTGGGACGGCCGTTAATTCTGCCTGAGGTGATACAGGAAAAACTGAAAAACTGGCACCCTGCCCACCTTTTTGAAAATATTATCCCTGAGCTTCGGGAGCAGGGGGTGCCTGAAGAAAACATCCGAACAATGCTTGAGATCAATCCGTCAAGACTGTTTTTTCATCAGGAAGCTAAAATCAGTTCTTAA
- a CDS encoding long-chain-fatty-acid--CoA ligase, producing the protein MIQSHFEHWPVRVPYTLTVPETTLYDNLEISARRYPEKTAIYYYGAEITYRHLMREVDSLAGFLENKLSVAKGEKVLLFVQNSPQFVIGYYAILRAGGVVVPINPMNTAEELRFYIHDCQIKTGIIGQELYERIQPVFDSTTLKNVIVAAYSDYLSPDSLNEDIPEEVKKGAVELLNHDHMSWKDAVQGLFAPSEMTSLADDLAVLPYTSGTTGLPKGCMHTHRTVQANTFGGYHWLNATSDAICLATLPLFHVTGMVHSMHIPILSGATVVMMTRWDREYARKIIRDLRVTHWINISTMLIDFLANPALVKEDMTSLMNLAGGGAALPAAVGEKLYKMTGLKFIEGYGLSETIAQTHFNPPDRSKLQCLGIPSFDVDARVIDPVHLTELGTGQEGEIVVYGPQIFLGYYNREEENEKSFIDIEGKKFFRTGDIGKRDEEGYYFIVDRVKRMINASGFKVWPTEIEGVMYQHPAVQQACVVGVPDKRRGETVKAFIILNKEFEGRIDADEIVNWAKEKMAAYKYPRLIEFRKSLPMTSSGKLLWRKLQEEEKQKVLG; encoded by the coding sequence ATGATTCAATCTCATTTTGAACATTGGCCGGTAAGAGTCCCGTATACGTTAACAGTTCCCGAAACGACGCTTTATGACAATCTGGAAATTTCGGCGAGGAGATACCCTGAAAAAACAGCGATTTATTATTATGGTGCAGAAATTACATACAGGCATTTAATGCGTGAGGTTGATTCGCTTGCAGGGTTTCTGGAAAATAAATTATCCGTTGCCAAGGGAGAAAAAGTCCTGTTGTTCGTACAAAATTCCCCTCAGTTTGTCATCGGTTATTATGCCATTCTGAGAGCTGGCGGGGTTGTTGTTCCGATAAATCCTATGAATACGGCAGAGGAACTCAGGTTTTATATTCATGACTGCCAGATAAAGACAGGTATTATTGGACAGGAGCTTTACGAACGAATACAGCCTGTTTTTGATTCAACCACACTGAAAAATGTTATTGTCGCTGCTTACTCTGATTATCTTTCTCCAGATTCTCTGAATGAGGACATCCCGGAAGAGGTAAAAAAAGGAGCGGTTGAGCTTTTAAATCATGATCATATGAGCTGGAAAGATGCTGTGCAGGGATTATTTGCACCTTCTGAAATGACTTCTCTTGCAGATGATCTGGCTGTTTTGCCTTACACTTCCGGCACAACCGGACTGCCAAAAGGATGCATGCATACGCATCGGACAGTTCAGGCTAATACGTTTGGCGGCTATCATTGGCTGAACGCTACTTCTGACGCGATCTGCTTGGCAACTTTGCCTCTTTTTCATGTGACAGGAATGGTTCACAGCATGCATATACCTATTCTATCAGGAGCAACAGTCGTGATGATGACTAGATGGGACAGGGAATATGCAAGAAAAATCATTCGCGATTTAAGAGTGACACATTGGATTAACATCAGCACGATGCTGATTGACTTTTTGGCAAATCCCGCGCTTGTAAAGGAAGATATGACATCCTTGATGAACCTTGCCGGAGGAGGAGCAGCTCTCCCTGCGGCCGTAGGAGAAAAGCTGTATAAAATGACCGGTCTCAAATTTATTGAAGGATATGGGCTGTCAGAGACAATTGCCCAGACTCACTTCAATCCGCCTGACCGTTCTAAGCTCCAATGTCTTGGTATTCCATCGTTTGATGTGGATGCAAGAGTAATCGATCCAGTTCATCTAACGGAGCTTGGAACAGGTCAGGAAGGAGAGATTGTTGTTTACGGCCCGCAGATTTTCCTCGGCTATTATAATCGCGAAGAGGAAAATGAAAAGTCTTTTATTGATATTGAGGGCAAAAAGTTCTTCAGAACAGGTGATATCGGCAAACGTGATGAGGAGGGCTATTACTTCATTGTGGACCGTGTCAAACGGATGATCAACGCATCAGGATTCAAAGTGTGGCCGACGGAGATTGAAGGTGTAATGTATCAGCATCCTGCCGTCCAGCAGGCATGCGTCGTAGGAGTTCCTGATAAAAGACGGGGTGAAACTGTTAAAGCATTTATCATATTAAATAAAGAGTTTGAAGGTAGAATCGATGCAGATGAAATCGTGAACTGGGCAAAAGAAAAAATGGCAGCTTATAAATATCCAAGGCTCATTGAATTCAGAAAAAGCCTGCCAATGACATCAAGCGGAAAACTGCTGTGGAGAAAGCTCCAGGAAGAAGAAAAACAAAAGGTTTTGGGGTGA
- a CDS encoding ABC transporter substrate-binding protein, translating into MKSLKKIGLVLGLSISILGLQACNSSESSTTSGESGSKDGTVNIGFSGPLSGPAAFYGENTLRGLTMAADEINKEGFEVDGKKYKVKIVSLDDKYLPNETGTNARRLVQENKTPIVFVPHSGGVFATQVFNQQENFIIGAYTSEPKIQEQGNKLTLSIPPAYDAYPEPFADYQMERFGKKLALIPTATQYGKDWTDTIKPVWEEKGGEIVFDGSVDFSKETDFFTIMTNALKEKPDVLFVGGPSQPTALLIKQARELGFKGGIMVMDQAKFEEMEPVLGGYEMLEGAIGTLPIKESDASGGQAFVDKYAEVSDGIPTAESAFNYQALHVAVKAMQAAGTVSDPAKIMENMEEGIKTLEDEQMVWHLTGIENNGFDWETSIYAVEDGKLVNIKK; encoded by the coding sequence GTGAAATCGCTGAAAAAAATTGGTCTAGTACTTGGATTGTCCATTTCCATCCTCGGGCTCCAAGCATGCAATTCAAGTGAATCGTCAACCACATCGGGAGAATCAGGATCAAAAGATGGAACGGTCAATATTGGCTTTAGCGGTCCTCTATCAGGCCCCGCTGCATTCTACGGGGAAAATACATTAAGAGGTTTAACTATGGCAGCTGATGAAATCAATAAAGAGGGATTTGAAGTAGACGGAAAAAAATACAAAGTGAAAATTGTTTCCCTTGATGACAAATATCTGCCGAATGAAACAGGAACAAACGCACGAAGACTTGTTCAGGAAAACAAAACTCCAATCGTGTTCGTTCCTCATAGCGGAGGTGTTTTTGCAACACAAGTGTTTAATCAGCAGGAAAATTTCATTATCGGTGCCTATACGAGTGAGCCTAAAATTCAGGAGCAGGGAAATAAGCTGACCTTGAGCATTCCTCCGGCATATGATGCCTATCCAGAGCCGTTTGCAGACTATCAAATGGAGCGTTTTGGGAAGAAGCTTGCTTTAATACCTACAGCTACTCAATACGGAAAAGATTGGACCGATACTATTAAGCCTGTTTGGGAAGAAAAAGGCGGGGAAATCGTGTTTGACGGCTCAGTCGATTTCAGCAAAGAAACAGACTTCTTCACAATCATGACAAATGCCTTAAAAGAAAAGCCGGACGTGCTATTTGTCGGCGGGCCATCTCAGCCAACGGCTCTTTTAATCAAGCAGGCAAGAGAGCTTGGTTTTAAAGGGGGAATTATGGTGATGGATCAGGCGAAATTTGAAGAAATGGAGCCGGTGTTAGGCGGATATGAGATGCTTGAAGGTGCGATTGGGACGCTTCCTATTAAAGAAAGTGACGCATCTGGCGGACAGGCATTTGTTGATAAATATGCTGAAGTGAGTGATGGGATTCCTACTGCAGAGAGTGCTTTTAACTATCAGGCTCTGCATGTAGCTGTAAAAGCGATGCAGGCTGCAGGCACTGTCTCAGACCCGGCTAAAATCATGGAAAACATGGAGGAAGGTATTAAAACCCTAGAGGACGAGCAGATGGTCTGGCATTTAACAGGCATTGAAAACAATGGATTTGACTGGGAAACTTCCATTTATGCCGTAGAAGATGGAAAGCTTGTCAATATCAAAAAGTAA